The stretch of DNA aggaggagggtgcagcTGGGCGGACAGCCCTCAGGACCGAGTGATCTTGTCGGGGGGCATGAACCCTGTGTCACCAAGGGCCCTGAGCGCCACGCGGCCATTGGGTCGGATCACCAGGTGGGTGATGCTGCCGTTGTTGAGGGAGAGGCGGAGCCAGCCTTCGGGAGGAAACTGCAGCgctctgggaggagagggggagagagcaCGCTGAAGCAAGGGTCTGTTCCTCACGGCGGGCAGTGGCTGGGGACGCTCTGCCGTGCTCCCAGACAGGGCTGGGTCTCGGCACACTCGGGGTGGGCCCCACGCCGGTTCAGTCTCCCGGCCAGGGGGTTATCAGAGGAAAGGGCTGCCCAGATAAGGGACCCGCCCCGCTTTGCGACTGGCCCCAACTCAAGATCTGCATGAGTCAGAAACATGTTTCTCACAAGCGGATGCAGTTTAACTCCTGCTTCCCCATGCGACGGCGGGAGGGCAGGCGAATGGCACAACAGACCCCTTCCTGGAAACTCACGTAGTAGCAGCTGCCCAGGAATGGACAGAGCAGTGACCCGGGGCCCATGCGTTCATGCTCTTAGCGGCGCCTTTTAGGCACAGTTAGTACTTGCGGAGCAGCTCAGTGCTCCCCCGGTCCCTGGCCGCCCCACGCCTGCCCGCTGTCTTCCCGGCGGGGCGCGCTCCTGAGCAGAGCAGCACAGAGGACTGTCACGTGCCAGCTGCTGACTGACTGGCTTTCCTCACCACGCCTTATCTGGCACAGGTGAGCTGTGCTCTCAACTTCCCGATTACTAATGGTACGCTGTCAGCGCTGGTATCACCTAGAGGCCGTCAGGGAACATGTAGTAACACACTAATGTAGGCGCCAGAGTCACCCACATGGCTCGTTCGCGGGCACATGCAGAAGCGACGGGGACAGTTCAGGGCAGCACTGCAGCCCTGAGACCACGTCCCCCTCCCACCAGCAGCTTGAGAGTCCGGCCCCCACGTCCGAGTTTCTGGGGGCCGCTGCCCTCTGGACCACGGCGCTCCCCACCACCCGAGCGTCCTGCCAGGACCAGAGCCGACTGACTCCTGAGGGGAAGTCACCATCAcagccctggggacaggcccCCGGGACACGCAGGCAGAGACCCAGGTCCTGGCTCCAGACAGCATCGCCGCCAGGTGTTGTGCTGTCCTGCCACTGCCACCTTGTCCTCACGAGAAGAGAAACCCTCCACTGCTGAAGCCCAAACACTGTCTACTGGACCCACAGGGGACAAATCTGGCATTTAGTGAGATCTGGTCAATCTTTTTGCCTGTTTCAAACTCACAAGCATGTAACTGGCCTCGCCACCCAGGGGCCTCTGTGACGTGGCAGATTCCGGGGCCGTGGCAGGGAAAACACAACCTGAGCCTGGAACATTCTGTGGTGCCAGGGAGCGGGAGCCCCTTGAAGGAGCAGCCTGCGCCCGCACACGGAATGAGCACGCCTGCAGAAGGACTCAGTGCACAAGCAGAGTCAGGATCTGGGACACGCAGGACCTGACAGGTGAGTCTGAGACAGGATGTCTGCAGTCTCCTGAGAAGTTTATCAGTTACAAAGGGGACAGCGACCAGGTCAAGTGTGACAAGTCCAGCACACACCACCTTGCCCAGGTCACCACGGTGACCTGCCAGCGTCAGGGACCTCAACTGTCTGTGCTGTTCTTCCCAAAAACACACATTTGTGAGAAACTCCAAATGAATGACCTTCTGCCTGGGACTCATCAAGAGTGTTCGGTCACGAGAGACGAGACTGAGGACCCTCACGGCTGGTGGAGCCCAAGGACCTGACCACCAGGCACCACCCCCGAGGCTGCCGGCGGGTTGCCGAGTGCCAGCCTCGCGGAAGCCGGGCGGAGGGTACCCGCCGATTCCGTCCCGTTCTTGCTACTTCCCTGTACGTATAAGATGCCTTCAGGCCGAGCACAGCCTGGCCGGCCCCTACCTGCACACGATGTAGCGGATGACGTTGGCGTGGCATATGAAGATCTCGTAGCTGTCTTCCTCCTGCTTGGCATCCGCCCGGTGGATGTAGTTCCGGAAGGCGGCCTCGATCCGGGCTCCGTCCTCGTAATACTgctgggggcagagagaggagggtcGGTGTGCGAGCACACGGGCCACGCCACTGTCGGGACAGGGCCTGCCACTGTCCAGGCGGCAGCCAGGCACACGGCCGAGGGGTGGGGGCCGCGCCGGGAGGTGTTCTTACCACAGCCTCCGGCTTCCAGTGGGACACGGGCGGGTCCGGCTCGATGGGGGCGCCCTCCCGCAGCAGGTCCGTGCTGACCTTGCAGACGCCTGGGGACAAGCACAGGGACGCGGGTGCTGCCGTCAAGCCGCAGCTGGCGTCTCCGCCAGGGAGCTGCTCTGTGGCCTGCGCTGCGGCTTCGCGGTCGGCCCTGCGCGGAGCACTCACCTGGCAGGTGTCTGCCAATGATGTCGGTGGTCTCCACTGCACGGGTCATGGAGGAGTGGACGATCCTGTTGAACTTGAGTCCCAAGCTTGCGAGTCGGAGCCCGGTTAGTTCGGCCTGCTCACGACCTTGAAGGCGAAACACACCTTAGAAATGTGTGTGCCTGGACCCTCCTCCACTGCACAGGGAGTGGAGCCCGATTAGGCGCCAGGCAGCACCCCAGGGTCCCTGCCCTCGTGGGGCTCGGGCCTGCCTGGGGGCCCAGGTACCCAGGTAGGAAAAGCACAAGCTAATCCAGCTGTTTTCAACTCCCACATCTGATTCCATTCACAACAACAATGACCAGACCTGACGACTGTCAGAGTTTGGGTGGGCCTGTTCCCTACTCAGGGACTGTGACCCATGGGCAACGTGAGATCACAGGTGTCAATTTGTAAAAACCGAACATCTCAGTGTTGCCAGGTTGAGGCTAGACGCAGGTACAAATGTGTTTTCTCACATGTGTTTTAGCATCTGGTTGAAAACGCCCTCAGGAAGTCAGTTTCCATTTGGTGTGGTGACATCTGCTACCTGCTTCACTTTCCACCTGTGCACAGGAGCCAGAGCAGctctgcaggggaggggcagtgTCTGCTGGAGCACAGGCCCTCTGACCAAATATGTGCACGAATGGGCAAGATCCCATCCAAACAGAGATCTTTACACATTTAAACTGCACCTCAGACCaccttgcattttcttctctagGAATTGCGCCTACAGACCCGTGCACAGGCATAGAGACATTCCTGGCAGCACTGGTCACAGCCCCAAGAAACCAGCAACCGCAGGTCTGCCACGGACAGCGGGAACAGACAAGACAGGAGTCTTGTCTGTTCAGCAGAACCTCACCATGTAGGGGCCCAGCAGATCTGCAAGTGCTAAAGGGAAGGATCTTTGGCAGTAAATTAAGTCAAGAAAAATGCAGCGCGCAGGGTGCGCTGCCTTCAGACGCCCCAGGGGAAGGACAAAGCCCCTGCTAGGATGCGCACTGCACTGGATCTCTTGCAAGCAAGGCCAGTCACAATGGTTTTTACAAGTGGAGGACATTTTTAACAGCCTGTCTCCTGTCCAAGTTCAGCTGACAGTCACTGACAATGACAACGACTCTGACCCAGTTCAAGGAGGCCCAGTGCCTCGTGCACTTGTGAGAAAGATGACCGAGGGGAATCGAGCCCCAATCACATACCCAGCGGCGTCAGGGTGCGGTCCTTTTCCAGGGAGCCGTCCACGTGGTACTGGGAGTGCCTGATGAGGAAGATGTGCCGCGTGGCCTTGGCCTTGTAGTGGTCGAGCCTGGAAGCCAGTTCTTCTTCTCCTGATTCCACGTTCCTTTTCCGCAGGTTGATCATCGACAATGGTTCTCGCCTAATGTTGAAACACAAGATGGTATGTCCTTGTGACCTCTGTTCCCAGGCCACCTTTAAGTATTTCTGATAAGACAGCATTTCCAAATCGTCAGACTGACTGGGAAGAGCTCAGGGGAGAGGCCAGGGCCCTCGGTCTGGTCCTGGAGACCAGCCTCTCAGAGCACACTCCACTCTGGATCCCGAAAGCCAGCTCCAGGCCTAAAGTTTtcggtgaacaaaacagacaggagaacaaaacagacaagtgAAGCCCTGTGCAACTGAAGTTCCAGTGAGGAGTGGCAGACAATCAGCAGACAACTCAGA from Microcebus murinus isolate Inina chromosome 22, M.murinus_Inina_mat1.0, whole genome shotgun sequence encodes:
- the PGAM5 gene encoding serine/threonine-protein phosphatase PGAM5, mitochondrial isoform X2 produces the protein MAFRQVLQLAACGLAGGSAAVLFSAVAVGKPRAGGDAEPRAAEPPAWAGGARPGPGVWDPNWDRREPLSMINLRKRNVESGEEELASRLDHYKAKATRHIFLIRHSQYHVDGSLEKDRTLTPLGREQAELTGLRLASLGLKFNRIVHSSMTRAVETTDIIGRHLPGVCKVSTDLLREGAPIEPDPPVSHWKPEAVYYEDGARIEAAFRNYIHRADAKQEEDSYEIFICHANVIRYIVCRALQFPPEGWLRLSLNNGSITHLVIRPNGRVALRALGDTGFMPPDKITRS
- the PGAM5 gene encoding serine/threonine-protein phosphatase PGAM5, mitochondrial isoform X1, which produces MAFRQVLQLAACGLAGGSAAVLFSAVAVGKPRAGGDAEPRAAEPPAWAGGARPGPGVWDPNWDRREPLSMINLRKRNVESGEEELASRLDHYKAKATRHIFLIRHSQYHVDGSLEKDRTLTPLGREQAELTGLRLASLGLKFNRIVHSSMTRAVETTDIIGRHLPGVCKVSTDLLREGAPIEPDPPVSHWKPEAVQYYEDGARIEAAFRNYIHRADAKQEEDSYEIFICHANVIRYIVCRALQFPPEGWLRLSLNNGSITHLVIRPNGRVALRALGDTGFMPPDKITRS